The DNA region ACTATTCCCCACTTTATAAAGCCCACTATTGTCACTCCTGACGATTGGAAAAAATGCAAGGAAGAGCGGTTTCGCAGAGATGATCCATCCCGAAAAGTAGATGTAGAAGCACTAAAGAAGGCTCATCCCCCTGACAGAGATTATCCCCTTGGCGTCTACTGTGGCTCTATGATAGGAAAGATAAGGGATATGCTGACTTTCGAGGGGCTCATCTACGCCTGTTACGATTATCCTGATATGGTAGAGGATATGGTTGAAACCGCATGTGTGCTGGTAGAAGACTTTCTTGACCAGGTATTGCCACATATAGATTTTGATTTCGCTTCCGGTTGGGAGGATATATGCTTTAAAAACGGTCCTATCGTCCCTATAGACTTTTTTAAAAACGTGGTCGTCCCTCGTTACAAGCGCATAAGTAAGAAACTTCACCAGTACGGCATCGATATATGGTATACAGACTGTGACGGAGACGTAAGACCTCTTCTACCCTATTTCCTGGAAAGCGGTATAAACTGCCTGTTCCCCTTTGAAGTAAATTCCTGTGCCCATCCTGCGGAGCTCTTAAACGAATACGGCAAGGACCTCAGGATAATGGGTGGCGTAGACAAAATGGTGCTGGCAAGGGGAAGAGAAGCCATAAAGGCCTATCTTGAAACACTAGTACCGCTGGTGGAAAGGGGCGGATATATACCATTCTGTGACCATCGCTGTCCTCCTAACGTCAACCCAGATGATTATCTATATTACCTGGATTTAAAAGAAGAGATGTTTGGAATGAAGTGAATATAACAAAATAAAGGGTTTAACCTTACGATTAGGCTAAACCCTTTATTGAATCTTTTAACTTTTATATTTTCAAAGAGATCTCTGCACCATCTCTTATTGCTTCTACAGCTGTAGCTATTTCCTTGCAATCGCCGACAAAACAATACCTATCATCACCTTGGAGTTCTGTGAACGTCTTATCAGGTACAACACCTGTTGCCAAGACAACATCATCAACGTTAAATACCTTATTAGCACCATCCTTTATACTGCAAATTAATTTTCCATTTGATATTTCTTTTATTATAGCTTTTGTCACTATATTCACATTCAGTTTATTCAGATTTTTTAGCAAGAGTTTTCTCACCATCGAAAAAATACCCTCACCTACTTCATCTTTGACTTCAAATACAGTCACATCTTTGCCTTGCATAGCAAGGTATGCAGCTGTCTCAAGGCCTGTCAAGCCACCTCCAATTATCGCTATTTTTTTACCAGCCGGTATCTTCCCTGTCAAAATTTCAATAGCCTGATAAGGTTTAATATCTGATTTAATAGCCAAATCAGCTGGAACTGAGCCTGTCGCTATTACAATTTTGTCATATGGCATATTTTTAAGATCTTGCACTGAGATATTTCGATTTAAATGGACATTTACATGGTATTTTCTTAAATCATTTTTCAGATATTCTATTACACGG from Caldanaerobius fijiensis DSM 17918 includes:
- a CDS encoding uroporphyrinogen decarboxylase family protein, with product MEIKPIRKKWKGTMTDRERFNNQMHYKPVDRCFNMEFGYWDENFKEWPLFYENGIKNNEEADIFFSFDKIVTIGGNVWMSPPFEYKVVSETDTTKIIMNSDGLLAEVPKDGHDTIPHFIKPTIVTPDDWKKCKEERFRRDDPSRKVDVEALKKAHPPDRDYPLGVYCGSMIGKIRDMLTFEGLIYACYDYPDMVEDMVETACVLVEDFLDQVLPHIDFDFASGWEDICFKNGPIVPIDFFKNVVVPRYKRISKKLHQYGIDIWYTDCDGDVRPLLPYFLESGINCLFPFEVNSCAHPAELLNEYGKDLRIMGGVDKMVLARGREAIKAYLETLVPLVERGGYIPFCDHRCPPNVNPDDYLYYLDLKEEMFGMK